Proteins encoded in a region of the Burkholderia ubonensis subsp. mesacidophila genome:
- a CDS encoding type II toxin-antitoxin system RelE/ParE family toxin, producing MIKSWQHKGLEAFFLSGSKAGIRPDHAPRLGRQLARLDLASAPLDMNVPGWRFHRLEGSLVSHYAVSVNGNWRLTFRFDGPDAVLVDYQDYH from the coding sequence ATGATCAAGTCATGGCAACACAAGGGGCTGGAAGCGTTTTTTCTCAGCGGGAGCAAGGCGGGCATCCGGCCCGATCATGCGCCCAGGCTGGGGCGGCAGCTTGCCCGGCTCGACCTGGCGAGCGCGCCGCTGGACATGAACGTGCCGGGATGGCGGTTCCACCGGCTCGAGGGTTCGCTCGTCAGCCACTACGCGGTCAGCGTCAACGGCAACTGGCGATTGACCTTCAGGTTCGACGGGCCGGACGCCGTCCTGGTCGATTACCAGGACTACCACTGA